Proteins encoded together in one Telopea speciosissima isolate NSW1024214 ecotype Mountain lineage chromosome 4, Tspe_v1, whole genome shotgun sequence window:
- the LOC122660566 gene encoding receptor protein kinase CLAVATA1-like has translation MSSTSSTDIDVLMKIKAALIGPKGSGLGDWKPSSTLNSHCSFSGVSCDNDARVTALNVSFIPLFGFIAPEIGMLSMLANLTFTSTNLTGKLPIEVANLTSLKHFNVSNNVLSGELPEEIAGGLPELEVFDIYNNNFSGSLPLQIVKLKQIKHLHLGGNFITGEIPAIYSELQSLEYLGLNGNSHSGRIPASLSRLMNLKELYLGYYNTYEGGIPPEFGFLTSLRKLDISSCNLTGEIPTSLGGLKQLDSLFLQLNRLSGRIPVELSGLVSLMSLDLSNNELTGEIPESFSELKELRLLNLFRNHLIGPIPPFIADLPNLEVLQVWENNFTFELPGNLGLNGKLKNLDVTSNHLTGTIPPGLCAGKRLETLILMDNFFFGRIPEELGECKSLTRVRLMKNFFNGTIPSGFLNLPLVDIMELSDNYFSGELPDEITGEKLVLLTLSNNVITGKIPAAIGKLANLQTLSLDINQFNGEVPPEIFQLNLLSKINISRNNLTGAIPSAFSRCSSLTSIDFSQNNLIGEIPSDIAGLDILNTLNLSRNQFWGQIPSEIQSMTSLTMLDLSYNNLSGPIPVDGQFFAFNGSSFAGNPNLCSPLHHIPCPSLPGPAMDSERKKSSKIIVVVVSVVGSMVLLTTAVLKIKWYWKELRESKAWKLTPFQKLGFKVEDVIECLKEENIIGRGGAGIVYRGSIPDGVDVAIKRLVGRSNGRNDHGFSAEIQTLGRIRHRNIVRLLGFVSNNDTNLLLYEYMPNGSLGEMLHGSKGAHLGWEKRYRIAMEAAKGLCYLHHDCSPLIIHRDVKSNNILLDSDLEAHVADFGLAKFLHSPGASECMSSIAGSYGYIAPEYAYTLRVDEKSDVYSFGVVLLELITGRKPVGEFGEGVDIVRWVQKITSEIPNPSSDAAAVLVVVDPRLSGYPLGGVINLFKVAMRCVEENSVERPTMREVVHLLTNPPPPRPKYLLEL, from the exons ATGTCTTCTACATCCTCCACAGATATTGACGTACTCATGAAGATTAAAGCTGCACTGATCGGACCAAAAGGTTCTGGACTCGGTGACTGGAAACCTTCTTCGACTCTAAACTCACATTGCTCCTTCTCAGGCGTCTCATGTGACAATGATGCTCGAGTGACTGCCCTCAACGTTTCATTCATTCCCCTCTTCGGTTTTATTGCGCCGGAGATTGGTATGCTAAGCATGCTCGCCAACCTCACATTCACCTCCACCAATCTCACCGGAAAACTCCCCATTGAGGTTGCAAACCTCACCTCTCTCAAGCATTTCAACGTCTCCAACAATGTCCTCTCTGGTGAGCTTCCTGAAGAAATCGCCGGAGGATTACCCGAGCTGGAGGTCTTCGACATCTATAACAACAATTTTTCTGGCAGTCTACCTCTCCAAATCGTGAAACTCAAGCAGATCAAGCATCTGCATCTCGGCGGTAATTTCATCACCGGCGAAATCCCCGCTATATACTCTGAGCTACAGAGTTTGGAATACTTGGGTTTGAATGGTAACAGCCATTCCGGAAGGATTCCGGCGAGTTTAAGCCGTCTAATGAACCTGAAAGAGCTTTACTTGGGGTATTATAATACGTACGAAGGGGGCATTCCGCCTGAGTTTGGGTTCTTAACCTCTCTACGGAAGCTAGATATCAGCAGCTGcaatctcaccggcgagatccCAACGAGTTTGGGCGGTTTGAAGCAATTGGACTCATTGTTCCTGCAACTCAATAGACTTTCAGGACGGATTCCAGTGGAGCTCTCCGGCCTAGTAAGTCTCATGTCACTGGACCTCTCTAACAATGAGCTCACAGGAGAGATACCAGAGAGTTTCTCTGAGTTGAAGGAGCTAAGACTTTTGAATCTGTTCCGCAACCATCTCATCGGCCCAATCCCACCGTTCATCGCCGATCTCCCGAATCTAGAAGTCTTGCAGGTGTGGGAGAACAATTTCACGTTTGAACTCCCGGGTAATCTTGGTCTCAATGGCAAGCTGAAAAATCTTGACGTGACCTCGAATCATCTCACCGGAACGATACCTCCAGGGTTGTGTGCCGGAAAGAGGTTGGAGACGCTGATACTAATGGACAATTTCTTTTTTGGACGGATTCCTGAAGAACTCGGTGAGTGCAAATCGTTGACTCGGGTTCGACTCATGAAGAATTTCTTCAATGGCACGATTCCATCTGGGTTCCTCAACCTGCCTTTGGTGGATATAATGGAGCTCAGCGACAACTACTTCAGCGGAGAACTTCCGGACGAGATTACCGGTGAAAAACTCGTTCTCCTGACGCTCTCCAACAACGTGATTACTGGCAAGATTCCTGCCGCTATCGGAAAGCTGGCCAATTTGCAGACTCTCTCCCTCGACATAAATCAGTTTAATGGAGAAGTTCCACCGGAGATATTCCAGCTAAATTTGCTTTCCAAGATAAACATTAGCAGAAACAACCTAACTGGCGCGATTCCGAGCGCATTCTCTCGCTGCTCTTCCCTCACATCGATCGATTTCAGTCAAAATAATCTAATTGGAGAAATTCCGAGCGACATCGCTGGCTTAGACATCCTCAACACTCTCAATCTGTCGAGAAATCAATTCTGGGGCCAAATTCCAAGTGAAATCCAATCGATGACGAGCCTAACAATGCTCGATCTCTCTTACAACAATTTGTCAGGTCCGATTCCAGTTGATGGACAATTCTTTGCTTTCAATGGCAGCTCTTTCGCAGGAAACCCAAATCTCTGTAGTCCACTACACCATATTCCATGCCCGTCTCTCCCCGGCCCAGCAATGGATTCAGAAAGGAAGAAGTCTTCGAAGATCATCGTCGTCGTCGTATCAGTAGTCGGAAGTATGGTATTGCTCACCACCGCTGTTCTAAAGATCAAATGGTACTGGAAGGAGCTCCGGGAATCAAAGGCCTGGAAACTAACTCCATTCCAAAAACTAGGTTTCAAAGTCGAAGATGTAATCGAATGCTTGAAAGAAGAGAACATCATCGGCAGAGGTGGTGCAGGAATCGTGTACCGAGGATCAATTCCAGATGGCGTTGATGTTGCGATCAAGCGATTGGTCGGACGGAGCAACGGGAGGAACGATCACGGTTTCTCGGCCGAGATTCAGACTTTGGGAAGAATTCGACACCGAAACATCGTGAGATTGCTAGGGTTTGTGTCGAACAACGACACAAATTTGTTGCTGTACGAGTACATGCCGAATGGAAGCTTGGGAGAGATGCTGCACGGATCGAAAGGGGCGCATTTAGGGTGGGAGAAGAGGTATCGAATTGCAATGGAGGCAGCGAAGGGTTTGTGCTACCTTCACCATGATTGCTCTCCTCTGATCATCCATAGGGACGTTAAGTCCAACAATATTTTGCTTGATTCGGATTTGGAAGCCCATGTTGCAGACTTCGGCCTCGCCAAGTTCTTGCATTCCCCTGGAGCATCGGAGTGTATGTCCTCCATCGCTGGTTCCTACGGCTATATTGCACCAG AGTACGCGTACACGCTGCGAGTGGACGAGAAGAGTGATGTGTACAGTTTCGGGGTAGTGTTGCTGGAGCTGATCACGGGGAGGAAGCCGGTGGGGGAATTCGGAGAGGGGGTGGATATAGTGAGGTGGGTGCAGAAGATAACGTCGGAGATTCCAAATCCATCATCGGATGCAGCGgcggtgctggtggtggtggatcCCAGGCTAAGTGGGTACCCATTGGGAGGGGTGATAAACTTGTTCAAGGTGGCTATGCGGTGCGTCGAAGAAAATAGCGTAGAGAGGCCAACGATGAGGGAAGTCGTTCATTTGCTCACCAACCCACCTCCACCGCGCCCTAAATATCTCCTTGAACTCTGA
- the LOC122658949 gene encoding kinesin-like protein KIN-6 has protein sequence MENTIRSPSPPRTCITVRRNPLRKARATPSTTAGAVPHLSSSVHRNRREIAPFRLPEILDDNVPQIASVAEAVAPPNPLEEDDISENLKVFLRIRPIEISKLISKAGNNASRHKIKELSLKKETVAKNDKSKTKKKKEICLVVKDSRSVTLSPPASLQESKRTQTVVYDGFSYVFAPGSLQEEVYGKVMEPLVSDFLRGKSGLLAALGPSGSGKTHTIFGCPREPGIVSLTLRRLFEKNSSEELSRSYTISVFEIYSERGKGEKIFDLTSDRADLCLQQSAIKGLRENMVSDVKEAECLIARAMLKRATAITNANTHSSRSQCIINIYTFLKKINDGEAEVQETEESNAVLTIVDLAGAERERKTGNQGARLLESNFINNTSMVFGLCLRSLLEHQKNPKKPLQKHFQNSVLTRYLRDYLEGKRRMTLILTAKPGEDDYLDTANLLRQASPYMKIKFNDVEELSHLLGQKRHVQTLSKIEQPKRRKFGDRVVSVINAGEGVGDDLSILKKEIILGQLQEPEDLNVSVSSTRPLKMECSECNLLKEEYRIELAHRERNDQIMRSFSKALWDVLKQYKKKFEASETEVHSLKEGLQKEKFRNSELEKELKDMKPCHSWCRQNSTEASTLKLCMDTGFNTTGCLQLEQHESNNIHEVHAEVCAAKPEVLECSNTSNLCDVVPKSLEMSLQVHAEVCAPKPEVLECSSTSNLCDVVVSKSLKMSLQFSFEYKSSNVAVVRCTNQESHSTPKKENNGEYSEEQENLEVKDSCSDADITGLSDSGSMVGTSQSQALVGNDNSTPMEQKELLGEGEKIPKSEVKHFPNRPLDGEKPRRRLGPPPSSLLKDVSNFDLQDDDKRKGSRGRRKSMAGERSLTQGSISLLKLLGNYRHL, from the exons ATGGAGAATACGATTAGGAGTCCAAGCCCTCCCCGGACGTGCATAACAGTGAGAAGAAACCCTCTGCGCAAAGCGAGGGCGACTCCTTCCACCACCGCCGGTGCCGTCCCACATTTATCTTCTTCCGTCCATAGGAATCGGAGGGAGATTGCTCCATTTCGTCTGCCGGAGATCCTCGACGACAATGTCCCTCAAATCGCTTCCGTGGCAGAAGCAGTGGCACCCCCAAATCCACTGGAAGAGGATGACATCTCCGAGAATCTTAAAGTCTTTCTGAGGATTAGGCCTATCGAAATCAGCAAGCTGATCTCGAAGGCTGGCAACAATGCAAGCAGACACAAGATCAAAGAATTATCGCTAAAAAAGGAAACGGTGGCGAAGAATGATAAAtcaaagacgaagaagaagaaggaaatttgCTTAGTTGTCAAAGATTCTCGATCTGTGACGCTTTCACCACCGGCGTCCCTTCAGGAATCAAAGCGTACCCAGACGGTTGTTTATGATGGCTTCAGCTACGTCTTTGCGCCTGGTTCTCTTCAG GAAGAAGTGTATGGGAAGGTAATGGAGCCtttggtttcggattttctGCGGGGAAAGAGTGGATTGTTGGCTGCTTTGGGCCCCAGTGGTTCAGGAAAGACGCACACTATCTTTGGATGTCCGAGGGAACCTGGCATCGTGTCTCTTACTCTCAGGAGGCTGTTCGAGAAAAACAGTTCGGAAGAGCTTTCCAG GTCTTACACTATATCAGTGTTTGAAATATATTCTGAACGAGGAAAAGGGGAGAAAATATTTGATTTGACTTCCGACAGAGCTGATTTGTGCTTGCAGCAATCGGCCATAAAAGGTCTTCGAGAG AATATGGTTTCAGATGTCAAAGAGGCAGAATGTCTCATTGCACGTGCAATGCTGAAACGTGCTACGGCTATCACAAATGCGAATACCCACTCAAG TCGATCACAGTgcattattaatatttataccTTTCTTAAGAAGATCAATGATGGAGAAGCTGAGGTTCAGGAAACTGAGGAAAGTAATGCTGTTTTAACTATTGTGGATCTTGCGGGAGctgaaagagaaaggaagacaGGAAATCAG GGGGCAAGATTGTTGGAAAGCAATTTCATCAATAACACTTCTATGGTGTTTGGGCTTTGCCTAAGG TCATTGCTGGAGcaccaaaaaaacccaaagaagCCATTACAAAAGCACTTCCAAAACTCTGTG TTGACCAGGTATTTGAGAGATTATTTGGAAGGCAAGAGAAGAATGACTCTG ATTTTGACAGCAAAGCCAGGAGAAGATGATTACCTGGATACAGCCAATTTGCTCAGACAGGCCTCTCCTTATATGAAAATCAa gtttAATGATGTCGAAGAACTATCCCATTTGCTTGGTCAGAAGAGACATGTTCAGACATTATCTAAGATAGAGCAGCCTAAAAGAAGGAAGTTTGGTGATCGGGTTGTTTCTGTG ATTAATGCAGGAGAGGGCGTTGGAGATGACCTATCGATTCTGAAAAAAG AAATAATTTTAGGGCAACTCCAAGAACCTGAAGACCTCAATGTCTCAGTTTCATCCACGAGACCTCTGAAGATGGAGTGCAGCGAGTGTAATTTGCTAAAGGAAGAGTACCGTATTGAACTTGCCCACAGAGAGAGAAATGATCAGATCATGCGGAGTTTCTCTAAGGCCCTATGGGATGTCTTAAAACAATATAAGAAAAAATTCGAG GCATCAGAAACTGAGGTCCATAGTCTGAAAGAAGGTTTACAGAAAGAAAAGTTTCGAAATTCAGAACTGGAAAAGGAATTGAAAGATATGAAGCCTTGTCATTCATGGTGTAGACAAAATTCAACAGAGGCATCCACGCTTAAATTGTGTATGGATACGGGCTTTAATACCACTGGGTGTTTGCAACTGGAGCAACATGAATCGAATAACATTCATGAG GTACATGCAGAAGTTTGTGCTGCAAAGCCAGAGGTTCTAGAATGCAGCAACACTTCAAATTTATGTGATGTTGTACCTAAGAGCCTGGAAATGTCCCTTCAG GTACATGCAGAAGTTTGTGCTCCCAAGCCAGAGGTTCTAGAATGCAGCAGCACTTCAAATTTATGTGATGTTGTTGTATCTAAGAGCCTGAAAATGTCTCTTCAG TTTTCCT TTGAGTACAAAAGTTCTAATGTGGCTGTTGTCCGGTGTACAAATCAGGAAAGCCATAGCACTCCTAAGAAGGAAAATAATGGTGAATATTCAGAAGAGCAGGAAAACTTAGAAGTCAAGGACAGTTGTTCTGATGCAGATATAACAG GTTTGAGCGATTCAGGGTCAATGGTTGGCACCTCTCAGTCTCAGGCCCTGGTTGGAAATGATAACTCTACACCAATGGAGCAGAAAGAATTGCTTGGTGAAGGGGaaaag ATTCCAAAGAGTGAAGTGAAACATTTTCCTAACAGACCTTTGGATGGGGAGAAACCACGGAG GAGACTGGGGCCTCCACCTTCCTCGTTATTGAAGGATGTCAGTAATTTCGATTTGCAAGATGATGACAAACGAAAG GGAAGCAGAGGTAGAAGGAAATCTATGGCAGGGGAAAGATCACTGACGCAAGGCAGCATCTCTCTGTTGAAATTGCTGGGCAACTATCGCCATCTTTAG